The Neobacillus sp. PS3-34 genome has a window encoding:
- a CDS encoding DUF624 domain-containing protein: MENTFTNKKWHILMNSFFEFIYLNLLWILFSLPIFTMSQATAAMFGVIRKWLQGEDIVIFSSFKKLFIDNFSISLITGLIWLLLGFILLMDFYFINRFSFAYQMAGLFLFGISSFLFSMVSVYLFPVIVHLKTGWAGVWRNALILAISNPIDSMINIGIAFAVLFLGSRYPILLFGLGSIGAYYQYQSVNRIFLKLKEI; this comes from the coding sequence GTGGAGAATACTTTTACAAATAAAAAATGGCACATTCTAATGAACAGCTTCTTTGAGTTCATCTATTTAAATCTTCTTTGGATTTTATTTTCACTACCCATTTTTACTATGTCGCAGGCTACGGCAGCCATGTTCGGTGTGATACGAAAATGGCTGCAGGGTGAGGATATAGTTATTTTTTCTTCGTTCAAGAAATTATTTATAGATAATTTTTCTATTAGTTTGATTACTGGCTTAATCTGGCTGTTGCTAGGATTCATTCTTCTAATGGATTTTTATTTTATTAACCGGTTTTCGTTTGCCTATCAGATGGCTGGCCTCTTCTTATTTGGAATTTCTTCGTTTTTGTTTTCCATGGTCAGTGTGTATTTATTTCCTGTCATCGTCCATCTAAAGACGGGCTGGGCAGGGGTCTGGAGAAATGCGCTTATTCTTGCAATCTCGAATCCTATCGACTCAATGATCAATATAGGGATTGCATTCGCAGTGTTATTTCTTGGCAGCAGATACCCGATTCTCTTATTCGGATTAGGAAGTATCGGTGCTTATTACCAGTACCAATCGGTCAATCGGATTTTTCTGAAATTGAAGGAAATATAA
- a CDS encoding Gfo/Idh/MocA family oxidoreductase — protein sequence MKIGIVSFAHMHAHSYATCLLGMEDVELFGIADENEERGREASKKYHTRYFKNYQDLLAGDIDGVIICTENAMHMEVAVAAAEMKKHILCEKPLATNVEDAWKMVEAAKQHGVKLQTAFPVRYNAPIQRVKQMIHAGELGRIVAIRGTNRGQNPGGWFVDEEQSGGGAVLDHTVHVIDLMRWFLDSEVREVYAEIDTRFSDIPIDDCGLLTLEFENGVFASHDPSWSRCKTFPTWGDVTLEIIGTNGVTRVDAFAQNLMLYSDKNNKVSREFWGNDMDKGLIADFVRCIQEDLEPSISGYDGLKAMEVALAAYESAKLKEPVKL from the coding sequence ATGAAAATCGGAATTGTAAGCTTTGCCCATATGCATGCACATAGTTATGCCACCTGTTTATTGGGAATGGAGGATGTGGAGCTGTTTGGAATAGCAGATGAAAATGAAGAGCGTGGAAGAGAAGCTTCTAAAAAATATCATACTCGCTATTTTAAAAATTATCAGGATTTATTGGCGGGGGACATTGATGGTGTGATCATTTGCACAGAAAATGCCATGCACATGGAAGTTGCGGTTGCAGCAGCAGAAATGAAGAAACATATTCTGTGTGAAAAACCGTTGGCGACCAATGTTGAGGATGCCTGGAAAATGGTTGAAGCTGCTAAACAACATGGTGTTAAACTGCAAACAGCATTTCCGGTACGCTATAATGCACCGATTCAACGGGTAAAACAAATGATTCATGCAGGTGAGTTAGGCCGTATTGTTGCTATAAGAGGAACAAATCGAGGCCAAAATCCTGGCGGCTGGTTTGTCGACGAAGAACAATCTGGTGGAGGGGCTGTTTTAGACCACACTGTTCATGTCATTGATTTAATGAGATGGTTTTTGGACAGTGAAGTAAGAGAAGTTTATGCAGAAATAGATACACGTTTCAGTGATATTCCAATAGATGACTGTGGATTATTGACGCTGGAATTTGAAAATGGTGTTTTCGCCTCCCATGATCCAAGCTGGTCACGATGCAAAACCTTTCCAACCTGGGGAGATGTGACGCTTGAAATAATCGGAACAAATGGAGTAACTCGAGTGGATGCTTTTGCACAGAATTTGATGCTTTACAGTGATAAGAATAATAAAGTGTCTCGTGAATTCTGGGGAAACGATATGGATAAAGGATTAATTGCAGATTTTGTCCGCTGTATTCAAGAAGATCTTGAACCTTCAATTTCAGGATATGATGGCTTAAAGGCAATGGAAGTTGCCCTAGCAGCATACGAATCTGCCAAATTAAAGGAACCAGTTAAATTATAA
- a CDS encoding Gfo/Idh/MocA family oxidoreductase yields the protein MIKVAVLGAGTMGSVHADAYNKMKNVEIVGIVDIRKEVGESIAKKNGTRSYVSFDEMLDLANPDVIDICLPTYLHRDYVEKAAAAKKHIICEKPIARTLEQAREMIEITEREGVKLFIAQVVRFFPEFTRARELVLSGAVGEVGMVRTMRGGIFPQAWEDWYASFEKSGTLVVDMIIHDFDYMLWCFGDVERVFAKSQWGRELNRMDHALVSLRFKNGVIAHSEGTWAYPDGFMVELEIAGKEGIIHYKSDETSPIQSSIRSLKGGNRGVAVPESPLEKSPYQVELEHFIDCIENDTMPIVTPVDAFKALEVSLAAIKSIQTGKPVSLGGETK from the coding sequence ATGATTAAAGTAGCTGTTTTAGGTGCTGGCACAATGGGATCCGTTCATGCTGATGCATACAATAAAATGAAGAACGTTGAAATTGTTGGAATAGTGGACATTCGAAAAGAAGTGGGGGAATCCATTGCCAAAAAAAATGGAACGAGGTCCTATGTCAGCTTTGATGAAATGCTGGACTTGGCAAATCCAGATGTAATTGATATTTGTCTACCTACATATTTACATCGTGATTATGTTGAGAAGGCAGCAGCAGCAAAAAAACACATTATTTGTGAAAAGCCGATTGCCAGAACATTAGAACAGGCAAGAGAAATGATAGAGATTACAGAAAGGGAAGGCGTGAAGTTATTTATTGCACAAGTAGTACGTTTCTTTCCTGAATTCACCAGAGCACGTGAGCTTGTCCTTAGCGGCGCTGTAGGTGAAGTCGGCATGGTTCGAACCATGAGAGGAGGCATTTTCCCGCAAGCATGGGAGGACTGGTATGCAAGCTTTGAAAAATCCGGAACACTCGTCGTTGACATGATCATACATGATTTTGATTATATGTTATGGTGTTTTGGCGATGTTGAACGGGTATTTGCGAAAAGCCAGTGGGGACGTGAATTAAATCGTATGGACCATGCCCTTGTTAGCCTTCGTTTTAAAAATGGGGTAATAGCCCATTCAGAAGGGACCTGGGCATATCCAGATGGATTTATGGTGGAACTTGAAATTGCCGGTAAAGAAGGCATTATTCATTATAAGAGTGATGAGACAAGTCCTATCCAATCTTCGATTAGAAGCTTGAAGGGCGGAAACAGAGGAGTAGCCGTTCCAGAGAGCCCTTTAGAAAAAAGTCCTTACCAGGTAGAACTGGAGCATTTTATCGATTGCATTGAAAACGACACAATGCCCATTGTTACACCAGTAGATGCATTTAAGGCACTTGAAGTAAGTCTAGCTGCCATTAAATCCATTCAAACTGGGAAACCAGTAAGTTTAGGAGGCGAAACAAAATGA
- a CDS encoding carbohydrate ABC transporter permease, whose amino-acid sequence MKISRGEKTFGVFNTLLLAILALSTLYPFIYMTALSLNEGLDSLKGGIYFCARAFTWINIKTVVTNPLVQDAFFISIGRTVVGTIGTVFITGICAYALSFRKLPYRKLIMIYFLIPMLFSGGLIPYYIQLRNLGLIDSFFVYIFPGLLNIWNLIVMRSFFENIPDSLIEAAEIDGANPLTIFWRIVIPISMPMIAAISLFTAVAHWNSWFDGAYFVNDMSLKPLQTYLQNILMNADAAQNLRQGSASVSASSNAAVAAASRTITPMALKMAVVILGTLPVLIIYPLLQRYFVKGVLIGGVKE is encoded by the coding sequence ATGAAAATATCTAGAGGAGAAAAAACCTTTGGAGTCTTCAACACACTATTACTAGCTATCTTGGCACTTTCCACCTTATACCCGTTTATTTATATGACTGCCTTGTCATTAAATGAAGGTTTAGATTCGTTAAAGGGAGGAATTTATTTTTGCGCAAGAGCATTTACCTGGATCAACATTAAGACGGTTGTTACCAATCCACTCGTTCAGGACGCATTCTTTATTTCCATCGGCCGAACCGTTGTGGGTACAATCGGAACTGTGTTTATCACTGGTATATGCGCCTATGCATTATCATTTAGAAAATTGCCATACAGAAAATTAATCATGATTTACTTTTTAATACCGATGCTTTTCAGCGGCGGTTTGATTCCTTACTATATCCAGCTGCGAAATCTTGGCTTAATTGATAGCTTTTTTGTATATATTTTCCCTGGACTACTGAATATCTGGAACTTGATTGTTATGCGCTCCTTCTTTGAAAATATTCCTGATTCATTAATTGAAGCAGCAGAGATAGACGGTGCGAATCCATTAACAATATTCTGGAGGATTGTTATTCCAATTTCGATGCCAATGATTGCAGCCATCTCACTATTTACAGCGGTTGCTCATTGGAACAGCTGGTTCGATGGAGCTTACTTTGTGAATGATATGAGTCTTAAGCCTTTACAAACTTATTTGCAAAATATCCTGATGAATGCAGATGCTGCCCAAAATCTGCGGCAGGGAAGTGCCTCTGTATCTGCCAGCTCGAATGCGGCAGTTGCTGCAGCGAGCCGAACAATCACGCCGATGGCTTTAAAAATGGCCGTGGTCATTCTCGGGACGTTACCGGTGTTAATTATTTATCCACTACTGCAGCGATATTTTGTTAAGGGAGTATTAATTGGAGGGGTTAAGGAGTAA
- a CDS encoding sugar phosphate isomerase/epimerase family protein has product MKKGINLWCFPNDWSLEKKLALASQAGFHGVELNIEETGHLTLESTQEELIEIGKLVTSYNLEIVGLSTALFWNNPLTSSGQDIREKARNIVSKMIENAHTLKADTILVVPGLVTEDVRYDVAYETSKHALIDLARYAEELNVVIAIENVWNKFLLSPIEMKRFLNEIGSNNVKAYFDVGNILNFGFPDQWLTILDSYIQCIHVKDFKNEIGNIHGFTSLFHGDVNWSRVMDALHEIHYDGYITAEVMPNKHFLDRHIYELSNSIETIIKGGSQ; this is encoded by the coding sequence TTGAAAAAGGGTATTAATTTGTGGTGTTTCCCTAACGATTGGTCTTTGGAAAAGAAATTGGCTTTAGCCAGTCAAGCCGGTTTTCATGGAGTTGAGTTAAATATAGAAGAAACTGGTCACTTGACTCTAGAATCCACACAAGAGGAACTCATTGAAATTGGGAAGCTAGTAACCTCATATAACCTGGAAATCGTGGGCTTATCTACAGCGCTGTTCTGGAACAACCCATTAACATCTAGCGGACAGGATATCAGGGAGAAGGCAAGGAATATCGTTAGTAAAATGATTGAAAATGCACACACCCTCAAGGCAGATACGATTTTGGTGGTTCCTGGCCTGGTAACAGAGGACGTCCGTTATGATGTTGCGTATGAAACCTCTAAACATGCATTAATCGATCTGGCTCGTTATGCAGAGGAACTAAACGTGGTCATTGCGATTGAAAATGTTTGGAACAAATTTTTATTAAGTCCAATTGAAATGAAAAGATTTCTGAATGAAATAGGTTCAAATAATGTGAAAGCATATTTTGATGTAGGAAATATTTTGAATTTTGGTTTCCCGGATCAATGGTTAACTATTTTGGACTCTTATATTCAATGTATTCATGTAAAGGATTTTAAAAATGAAATAGGAAATATTCATGGTTTTACTTCTTTGTTCCACGGAGATGTCAATTGGAGCCGTGTGATGGATGCCTTACATGAAATCCATTACGACGGATACATCACTGCAGAAGTTATGCCTAACAAGCATTTTCTAGATAGACATATTTACGAATTATCAAATTCGATCGAAACGATTATAAAAGGAGGTTCACAATGA
- a CDS encoding extracellular solute-binding protein yields MRKKLFATLLCFLMLLSVTACTDKEESTTKVRKGEKEAKNIDVNVNINWIPAVKNDGEFDKLRAEASGVYTTWSYTQGDEATARRLLLTSGKLPDVLVGIGPKGDVEADLLNAKAAEPIEKYLNMPDKYPNLAKIPKLIKKYIKNADGHTYFIPTFLKLDGQQNDMESFGDWGQMGYWVRTDVLEQTGMSKDELATIDGFESLLKAASKLKDPQGKPLIPLTIGENFQGWRAVGSSFGVDTFNEANGFYPYEDGKYSAARDTENYKNAWKWLNKIYQEGLLDKEAPTAKKEVTLQKISTGRAAAYIGQMTDLATGLGRLQRI; encoded by the coding sequence ATGAGAAAAAAACTTTTTGCTACTTTACTATGTTTTCTTATGTTGCTTTCTGTCACAGCCTGTACAGATAAGGAAGAGTCAACAACCAAAGTAAGAAAAGGGGAAAAAGAAGCAAAAAATATTGATGTCAATGTCAACATTAACTGGATTCCAGCTGTTAAAAATGACGGTGAATTTGACAAGCTTCGTGCAGAGGCTTCTGGAGTTTATACTACCTGGTCATATACACAGGGTGATGAAGCTACAGCTCGTCGTTTGCTATTAACAAGCGGAAAACTTCCAGATGTTCTAGTAGGTATTGGTCCAAAAGGTGATGTGGAAGCGGACCTATTAAATGCGAAAGCAGCAGAACCAATTGAAAAGTATTTAAATATGCCAGACAAATATCCTAATCTGGCGAAGATTCCAAAACTTATCAAGAAATATATTAAAAATGCGGATGGTCACACATATTTCATTCCAACCTTCCTTAAGCTTGACGGCCAGCAAAATGATATGGAAAGCTTTGGAGACTGGGGCCAGATGGGCTATTGGGTACGCACAGACGTCCTTGAACAGACGGGCATGAGCAAAGATGAACTTGCTACAATTGATGGCTTTGAAAGCCTCCTTAAAGCCGCCTCCAAGCTGAAGGATCCACAAGGAAAGCCGCTCATTCCGCTTACAATCGGTGAAAACTTCCAGGGATGGAGAGCAGTAGGTTCCTCCTTTGGTGTTGATACATTTAATGAAGCCAACGGCTTCTATCCTTATGAAGACGGTAAATATTCAGCAGCAAGAGATACAGAAAACTATAAAAATGCATGGAAATGGCTGAATAAAATTTATCAGGAAGGACTGTTAGATAAAGAAGCACCAACTGCCAAGAAAGAAGTTACCCTTCAAAAAATCAGTACGGGCCGGGCTGCTGCTTATATTGGCCAGATGACTGATTTAGCAACTGGCCTTGGGCGGCTGCAAAGGATATGA
- a CDS encoding ABC transporter permease subunit has translation MNLETAKDTPITLTKPLSKTELKFRGIWKYRWQFAMILPGFVLVFLFNYMPMAGIQVAFKDYNIFEGIWTSKWIGFENFYFLKDSEFWRVFSNTIWITVLKFAFGFPAPIILALLLNEIKNKTFKKWVQTLTYMPHFVSWIVVAYIVEALLSQSSGLVNELLTSMGMKRIYFMGSEEWFRPIIIISSVWKEVGFSAIIYLAAIAGLNPQLYEAAIVDGANKWKQTLHVTIPGIMPTIAIMLILTIPNLLNAGFDQIYPLQNPVNLPVSEVIDTYVVKTGLNQGYYGPATAIGLITSIVQFMLVVGANQLSKKYGDTRLF, from the coding sequence ATGAATCTAGAAACAGCTAAAGATACTCCAATCACGCTAACGAAACCATTATCTAAGACTGAATTAAAATTTAGGGGAATTTGGAAATATCGCTGGCAATTTGCCATGATTCTGCCCGGTTTCGTACTTGTATTTCTATTTAATTACATGCCCATGGCAGGAATCCAGGTGGCTTTTAAGGATTACAACATTTTTGAAGGAATTTGGACTAGCAAATGGATTGGGTTTGAAAACTTTTACTTCCTTAAAGACTCTGAATTTTGGCGTGTCTTTTCCAATACGATTTGGATCACAGTACTGAAATTTGCATTTGGTTTTCCTGCACCTATTATCCTTGCCCTTTTGTTAAACGAAATAAAGAATAAGACGTTCAAAAAGTGGGTTCAAACATTAACCTACATGCCCCATTTTGTTTCATGGATTGTCGTTGCGTACATTGTGGAAGCATTACTCTCACAATCATCCGGACTTGTAAATGAACTATTAACATCCATGGGGATGAAAAGAATTTACTTTATGGGATCTGAAGAATGGTTCCGGCCAATCATTATTATTAGTTCCGTGTGGAAGGAAGTTGGTTTTAGCGCCATTATTTATTTGGCAGCCATTGCTGGATTAAACCCACAGTTGTATGAGGCAGCCATTGTGGATGGGGCAAATAAATGGAAGCAAACACTCCATGTTACCATTCCAGGAATTATGCCAACAATCGCTATTATGTTGATTTTAACTATTCCAAACCTATTAAATGCGGGATTTGATCAGATATACCCTTTGCAAAATCCGGTTAATCTTCCCGTTTCAGAAGTTATTGATACTTATGTTGTGAAGACAGGGCTAAATCAGGGATATTATGGACCTGCAACAGCTATTGGTTTAATCACTTCCATTGTCCAATTTATGCTTGTCGTAGGAGCGAATCAGTTATCAAAGAAGTATGGGGACACAAGACTTTTCTAG
- a CDS encoding Gfo/Idh/MocA family oxidoreductase — MEKIKVGVIGAGAIAEMAHLPFYSSHPDVELAALADVNRERASSMARQFNVKNIYSSAQEMFEKEQLDAVSICTRNDTHVPFAKLALEHGVHVLVEKPLALTAKEALELEALVQKANKLCMVGMTHRFRNDTRALKKVIDSGDLGDIYYVKARMLQRRNTPSGWFMDKSKSGGGPLMDIGVHVLDLAWWLSGLPEIETVSAHLVHGIGRYDTIVDGRWESADKDEDFQFDVEDFASAFLRFKNGMVMQLEVSWAMNGQADEGIKIDLFGTKAGASLSPLCLYSEQQQTLIDTKMHIKANNPYQEEIHHFVYSIKNNQQTLVDINQGVSVMKMLEAAAKSSMFKKEIIVDDMILAKK, encoded by the coding sequence ATGGAAAAAATCAAGGTTGGAGTAATTGGTGCAGGTGCAATAGCTGAGATGGCACACCTGCCGTTTTATTCAAGCCATCCTGATGTGGAACTGGCTGCCCTGGCAGACGTTAATAGAGAACGTGCTTCATCCATGGCCAGGCAGTTTAATGTAAAAAATATCTATTCCAGTGCACAGGAAATGTTTGAGAAGGAGCAATTGGACGCTGTAAGCATTTGCACCCGAAATGACACCCATGTACCTTTCGCAAAATTAGCACTCGAGCATGGAGTACATGTGCTGGTTGAAAAACCTCTTGCCTTAACTGCAAAAGAAGCGTTGGAATTAGAAGCGCTTGTTCAAAAAGCGAATAAACTATGCATGGTGGGCATGACACATCGTTTCCGCAATGACACTAGAGCATTAAAAAAAGTGATTGACTCCGGAGACCTCGGGGATATTTATTATGTCAAAGCAAGGATGCTTCAAAGAAGAAATACGCCCTCTGGCTGGTTTATGGATAAATCAAAATCCGGAGGAGGACCACTAATGGACATTGGTGTCCATGTTCTTGACCTTGCCTGGTGGCTTTCGGGATTACCAGAAATTGAAACTGTTTCAGCTCATCTTGTTCATGGTATTGGCCGATACGACACAATTGTAGACGGCAGATGGGAGTCTGCTGATAAGGATGAGGATTTTCAATTTGATGTAGAGGATTTCGCAAGTGCTTTTTTACGCTTTAAAAACGGGATGGTCATGCAGCTGGAAGTCAGCTGGGCAATGAATGGGCAGGCTGATGAAGGAATTAAGATCGATCTGTTCGGCACAAAAGCCGGTGCATCTTTAAGCCCATTATGTTTATATTCTGAGCAGCAACAGACGTTAATTGATACAAAAATGCATATAAAGGCAAATAATCCTTATCAGGAAGAGATTCACCATTTCGTTTATTCGATTAAGAATAATCAACAAACATTAGTCGATATCAACCAGGGAGTCAGTGTAATGAAAATGTTAGAGGCTGCAGCCAAATCATCTATGTTTAAGAAAGAAATAATTGTCGATGATATGATTTTGGCAAAAAAATAG
- a CDS encoding sugar phosphate isomerase/epimerase family protein — protein MNVSLSMWSVHKYWYDGTWNVIDFIDFVGTTKAKGVELLDIFWKNQKEELPLVESALKKYNLAVPCYAASNNFVSNDPEYRAQQLQEVKDAVDMAVHFGAKVVRVFSGNVDENISFEDGMKFILDGLEKASRYAEEKGVILCLENHGQFAGRGDQVLHIIQSINSPSLKSTFDAGNFLLVDQDPSLAVTELKDVVKHVHIKDFTKVDGPMNQSLKSLKGSYYLGKVAGEGEVDLPYILEKLKACGFDGWYTVEFEGTEEQKDGSIRAIDNTIKLLEKLASPSKTS, from the coding sequence TTGAATGTAAGCTTAAGCATGTGGAGTGTTCATAAATACTGGTATGACGGTACATGGAATGTTATTGATTTCATCGACTTCGTTGGCACAACAAAGGCCAAAGGAGTAGAATTGCTCGATATTTTTTGGAAGAACCAGAAAGAGGAACTCCCACTCGTTGAATCAGCTTTAAAGAAATATAATTTAGCAGTTCCATGTTATGCAGCGAGTAATAACTTTGTATCGAATGATCCAGAATATAGAGCGCAGCAGCTTCAGGAAGTCAAAGATGCAGTGGATATGGCTGTTCACTTTGGAGCCAAGGTGGTCCGTGTATTTTCTGGTAACGTTGATGAAAACATTTCCTTCGAAGACGGAATGAAATTCATTTTGGACGGTCTTGAAAAAGCATCCCGTTACGCAGAGGAAAAAGGTGTGATTCTATGCCTTGAAAATCATGGGCAATTTGCTGGCCGTGGCGACCAGGTTCTACATATCATCCAATCTATCAATTCCCCTTCCCTTAAAAGCACATTTGATGCAGGAAACTTTCTACTGGTTGATCAGGATCCTAGCTTGGCGGTCACAGAGCTAAAAGATGTGGTGAAGCATGTTCATATCAAGGATTTCACCAAAGTAGACGGTCCAATGAATCAGTCATTAAAATCTTTAAAAGGATCATATTATTTGGGTAAGGTCGCTGGTGAAGGAGAAGTCGATCTCCCTTACATCCTAGAGAAACTCAAAGCCTGCGGATTCGATGGTTGGTATACGGTTGAATTTGAAGGGACCGAAGAACAAAAAGACGGTTCCATACGAGCAATCGACAATACCATTAAACTATTAGAAAAATTAGCTTCACCCTCAAAAACATCCTAA